The following are encoded in a window of Lates calcarifer isolate ASB-BC8 linkage group LG20, TLL_Latcal_v3, whole genome shotgun sequence genomic DNA:
- the kptn gene encoding KICSTOR complex protein kaptin, producing MLRELYPFVEDSFSRFPSQSNIYGLCQAGEQELLAATLKGKVVCFRYQELQQKIRPVAREVQFTYIPVDAEIVSIDAFNKSPPNRGLVVGITFIKDSGDKATPFLNIYCDYEPGSEFNLESIAQSCLNLELQFTPFQLYHTEVQCDDGGSETVFLLSGHDQRIHPLQGGQLWMSVWNASLHQFEEQPVERLFPELQQLPSNVLWLDMLSLAGSRRLSAFGCQNGCVGLALVNQTGPEVLQSWRVQFDSPISTVLLFPLSCQTEPHQPSGETSVEMKGYNLLVTSTIEMAVVYRDVQECGLSRSMYLSESDQWDAVLCALVIDLDFDGQKEVLLGTYGQELLCYKFHPAGSGQFQLQWRRSFKSPLLSIIYLDLTGDGLKELAVLTLKGLHILQHSLTSTADLVLERLTQRVSALTAGSELEPAKDQDTEEKDAPSKKEECAAHTPSN from the exons ATGCTCCGTGAGTTGTATCCCTTCGTGGAGGACAGTTTCAGTCGCTTCCCGTCGCAGAGCAACATTTACGGGCTGTGTCAGGCCGGGGAGCAGGAGCTGTTAGCGGCCACTCTCAAAGGGAAGGTGGTGTGTTTCAGATaccaggagctgcagcagaaaatcAGACCTGTGGCCAGAGAGGTTCAGTTCACCTACATACCAG TTGATGCAGAAATTGTATCAATTGATGCCTTCAACAAGTCTCCACCCAACAGAGGCCTGGTGGTGGGCATCACATTCATAAAg GACTCTGGTGACAAAGCCACTCCATTCCTGAATATCTACTGTGACTATGAACCTGGTTCAGAGTTCAACCTGGAGTCTATTGCAC AAAGTTGTTTGAATCTGGAGCTGCAGTTCACGCCCTTCCAGCTGTACCACACAGA GGTGCAGTGTGATGATGGAGGCAGTGAGACGGTGTTTCTGCTCAGTGGCCATGACCAGAGGATCCATCCTCTACAAGGAGGTCAGCTCTGGAtgagtgtgtgg AATGCCTCCCTCCACCAGTTTGAAGAGCAGCCAGTGGAAAGACTCTTTCCTGAACTACAGCAGCTACCCAGCAA TGTGCTGTGGTTGGATATGCTTAGTTTAGCTGGCAGCCGGCGACTCTCTGCATTCGGCTGTCAGAACGGCTGTGTTGGACTGGCTCTGGTAAACCAGACTGGACCAG aggtTTTGCAGAGCTGGCGGGTCCAGTTTGACAGTCCAATCTCTACAGTGCTGCTGTTCCCTCTGAGCTGCCAAACTGAGCCTCATCAGCCCAGTGGAGAGACAA gtgtGGAAATGAAAGGCTACAACCTTCTGGTAACCAGCACCATTGAGATGGCAGTTGTCTACAG GGATGTGCAGGAGTGTGGTTTGTCTCGCTCCATGTACCTCTCAGAAAGTGACCAGTGGGATGCAGTGCTTTGTGCTCTTGTTATTGACCTGGATTTTGATGGGCAGAAGGAGGTGCTGTTGGGAACATATGGACAG GAACTTCTGTGTTACAAATTCCATCCGGCAGGGAGCGGacagtttcagctgcagtggaggCGGAGCTTCAAGAGTCCTCTGCTGTCTATCATCTACTTAGACTTGACGGGGGATGGTTTGAAAGAGCTGGCTGTTCTCACATTAAAGGGACTGCACATCTTACAG CATAGCCTTACCTCCACTGCTGATTTGGTCCTGGAGCGGCTCACCCAGAGGGTGTCAGCACTGACAGCTGGCTCTGAGCTGGAGCCAGCCAAAGATCAAGACACTGAGGAGAAGGATGCTCCATCTAAGAAAGAGGAGTGTGCAGCTCACACGCCATCAAATTAA
- the nova1 gene encoding RNA-binding protein Nova-1 isoform X1: protein MMMAGGGGAAVDHNGIYSNPNLHSLQQPHMEADNPDSRKRPLETPTEEAGCTKRTNTGEEGEYFLKVLIPSYAAGSIIGKGGQTIVQLQKETGATIKLSKSKDFYPGTTERVCLIQGTVEALNGVHNFIAEKVREMPQSAQKPEPVSILQPQTTVNPDRVKQAKLIVPNSTAGLIIGKGGATVKAVMEQSGAWVQLSQKPEGINLQERVVTISGEPEQNRKAVEIIVQKIQEDPQSSSCLNISYSNVSGPVANSNPTGSPYANTAEVLPNAAAAAATASSLLGQAGLTGMGAFPAAMSSFSGNDLLAITSALNTLASYGYNTNTLGLGLNPAAASGVLAAVAASANPAAAAAANLLASYASDASSSAGHPATGLGGFSLGSLAAATGASNGYLNASSPLMASSLLATEKLADGAKDVVEIAVPENLVGAILGKGGKTLVEYQELTGARIQISKKGEFIPGTRNRKVTITGSPAATQAAQYLISQRITYEQGVRATNPQKVG, encoded by the exons atgatgatgGCCGGTGGTGGCGGAGCAGCCGTGGACCATAACGGGATTTACTCAAATCCTAACCTCCACAGCCTACAGCAGCCTCACATGGAGGCTGATAACCCGGACTCCCGCAAACGACCGCTGGAAACTCCGACGGAGGAGGCCGGCTGTACCAAGCGTACCAACACTGGAG AGGAGGGTGAGTACTTCCTGAAGGTGCTGATCCCCAGCTATGCAGCCGGCTCTATAATTGGCAAGGGCGGCCAGACCATCGTACAACTGCAGAAAGAGACGGGTGCCACCATTAAGCTGTCCAAATCCAAAGACTTCTACCCAG GAACAACAGAACGCGTCTGTCTGATACAGGGTACAGTCGAAGCCCTCAATGGTGTTCACAACTTCATCGCGGAGAAAGTCCGCGAGATGCCCCAGAGCGCACAGAAACCCGAACCAGTCAGCATACTGCAGCCACAGACCACTGTCAACCCAGACCGCGTCAAACAG GCCAAATTGATCGTGCCCAATAGCACAGCTGGGCTGATCATTGGCAAGGGCGGAGCCACAGTGAAAGCAGTAATGGAGCAGTCAGGGGCTTGGGTGCAGCTCTCCCAGAAGCCAGAGGGCATCAACCTGCAGGAGCGAGTGGTAACCATCAGTGGGGAGCCTGAGCAGAACCGCAAGGCTGTTGAAATCATAGTACAGAAGATCCAGGAGGAccctcagagcagcagctgtctcAACATCAGCTATTCTAACGTCTCGGGCCCAGTGGCCAACTCTAACCCCACAGGCTCCCCCTATGCTAATACGGCCGAGGTGCTGCCCAACGCAGCCGCAGCAGCTGCCACTGCCTCCAGCCTTCTGGGCCAGGCCGGCTTGACAGGGATGGGCGCCTTCCCCGCCGCCATGTCCAGCTTCTCTGGTAATGATCTGCTGGCCATCACCTCAGCCCTCAATACACTGGCCAGCTATGGCTACAACACTAACACCCTGGGCCTAGGCCTCAACCCTGCAGCTGCATCTGGGGTCCTTGCTGCAGTAGCAGCTAGTGCTaacccagctgctgctgctgcagctaacCTGCTGGCATCCTACGCGAGCGATGCCTCCAGCAGTGCTGGCCACCCTGCTACGGGCCTTGGTGGGTTCTCCCTGGGTTCTCTAGCAGCTGCTACAGGGGCTTCCAATGGTTACCTAAATGCTTCATCCCCACTGATGGCCTCCTCCCTATTGGCAACAGAGAAGCTGGCGGATGGGGCCAAGGACGTGGTTGAGATTGCTGTTCCGGAGAATCTGGTTGGTGCCATTTTggggaaaggagggaaaacGCTGGTAGAGTACCAGGAGCTAACAGGAGCCCGCATCCAGATCTCCAAAAAGGGAGAGTTCATTCCTGGTACTCGGAACCGTAAAGTTACCATAACAGGGTCCCCAGCCGCTACTCAAGCAGCGCAGTATCTGATCAGCCAGCGGATCACTTACGAGCAGGGTGTGCGTGCTACCAACCCACAAAAGGTGGgctaa
- the nova1 gene encoding RNA-binding protein Nova-1 isoform X2 yields MEEGEYFLKVLIPSYAAGSIIGKGGQTIVQLQKETGATIKLSKSKDFYPGTTERVCLIQGTVEALNGVHNFIAEKVREMPQSAQKPEPVSILQPQTTVNPDRVKQAKLIVPNSTAGLIIGKGGATVKAVMEQSGAWVQLSQKPEGINLQERVVTISGEPEQNRKAVEIIVQKIQEDPQSSSCLNISYSNVSGPVANSNPTGSPYANTAEVLPNAAAAAATASSLLGQAGLTGMGAFPAAMSSFSGNDLLAITSALNTLASYGYNTNTLGLGLNPAAASGVLAAVAASANPAAAAAANLLASYASDASSSAGHPATGLGGFSLGSLAAATGASNGYLNASSPLMASSLLATEKLADGAKDVVEIAVPENLVGAILGKGGKTLVEYQELTGARIQISKKGEFIPGTRNRKVTITGSPAATQAAQYLISQRITYEQGVRATNPQKVG; encoded by the exons ATGG AGGAGGGTGAGTACTTCCTGAAGGTGCTGATCCCCAGCTATGCAGCCGGCTCTATAATTGGCAAGGGCGGCCAGACCATCGTACAACTGCAGAAAGAGACGGGTGCCACCATTAAGCTGTCCAAATCCAAAGACTTCTACCCAG GAACAACAGAACGCGTCTGTCTGATACAGGGTACAGTCGAAGCCCTCAATGGTGTTCACAACTTCATCGCGGAGAAAGTCCGCGAGATGCCCCAGAGCGCACAGAAACCCGAACCAGTCAGCATACTGCAGCCACAGACCACTGTCAACCCAGACCGCGTCAAACAG GCCAAATTGATCGTGCCCAATAGCACAGCTGGGCTGATCATTGGCAAGGGCGGAGCCACAGTGAAAGCAGTAATGGAGCAGTCAGGGGCTTGGGTGCAGCTCTCCCAGAAGCCAGAGGGCATCAACCTGCAGGAGCGAGTGGTAACCATCAGTGGGGAGCCTGAGCAGAACCGCAAGGCTGTTGAAATCATAGTACAGAAGATCCAGGAGGAccctcagagcagcagctgtctcAACATCAGCTATTCTAACGTCTCGGGCCCAGTGGCCAACTCTAACCCCACAGGCTCCCCCTATGCTAATACGGCCGAGGTGCTGCCCAACGCAGCCGCAGCAGCTGCCACTGCCTCCAGCCTTCTGGGCCAGGCCGGCTTGACAGGGATGGGCGCCTTCCCCGCCGCCATGTCCAGCTTCTCTGGTAATGATCTGCTGGCCATCACCTCAGCCCTCAATACACTGGCCAGCTATGGCTACAACACTAACACCCTGGGCCTAGGCCTCAACCCTGCAGCTGCATCTGGGGTCCTTGCTGCAGTAGCAGCTAGTGCTaacccagctgctgctgctgcagctaacCTGCTGGCATCCTACGCGAGCGATGCCTCCAGCAGTGCTGGCCACCCTGCTACGGGCCTTGGTGGGTTCTCCCTGGGTTCTCTAGCAGCTGCTACAGGGGCTTCCAATGGTTACCTAAATGCTTCATCCCCACTGATGGCCTCCTCCCTATTGGCAACAGAGAAGCTGGCGGATGGGGCCAAGGACGTGGTTGAGATTGCTGTTCCGGAGAATCTGGTTGGTGCCATTTTggggaaaggagggaaaacGCTGGTAGAGTACCAGGAGCTAACAGGAGCCCGCATCCAGATCTCCAAAAAGGGAGAGTTCATTCCTGGTACTCGGAACCGTAAAGTTACCATAACAGGGTCCCCAGCCGCTACTCAAGCAGCGCAGTATCTGATCAGCCAGCGGATCACTTACGAGCAGGGTGTGCGTGCTACCAACCCACAAAAGGTGGgctaa
- the nova1 gene encoding RNA-binding protein Nova-1 isoform X3, with product MPQSAQKPEPVSILQPQTTVNPDRVKQAKLIVPNSTAGLIIGKGGATVKAVMEQSGAWVQLSQKPEGINLQERVVTISGEPEQNRKAVEIIVQKIQEDPQSSSCLNISYSNVSGPVANSNPTGSPYANTAEVLPNAAAAAATASSLLGQAGLTGMGAFPAAMSSFSGNDLLAITSALNTLASYGYNTNTLGLGLNPAAASGVLAAVAASANPAAAAAANLLASYASDASSSAGHPATGLGGFSLGSLAAATGASNGYLNASSPLMASSLLATEKLADGAKDVVEIAVPENLVGAILGKGGKTLVEYQELTGARIQISKKGEFIPGTRNRKVTITGSPAATQAAQYLISQRITYEQGVRATNPQKVG from the exons ATGCCCCAGAGCGCACAGAAACCCGAACCAGTCAGCATACTGCAGCCACAGACCACTGTCAACCCAGACCGCGTCAAACAG GCCAAATTGATCGTGCCCAATAGCACAGCTGGGCTGATCATTGGCAAGGGCGGAGCCACAGTGAAAGCAGTAATGGAGCAGTCAGGGGCTTGGGTGCAGCTCTCCCAGAAGCCAGAGGGCATCAACCTGCAGGAGCGAGTGGTAACCATCAGTGGGGAGCCTGAGCAGAACCGCAAGGCTGTTGAAATCATAGTACAGAAGATCCAGGAGGAccctcagagcagcagctgtctcAACATCAGCTATTCTAACGTCTCGGGCCCAGTGGCCAACTCTAACCCCACAGGCTCCCCCTATGCTAATACGGCCGAGGTGCTGCCCAACGCAGCCGCAGCAGCTGCCACTGCCTCCAGCCTTCTGGGCCAGGCCGGCTTGACAGGGATGGGCGCCTTCCCCGCCGCCATGTCCAGCTTCTCTGGTAATGATCTGCTGGCCATCACCTCAGCCCTCAATACACTGGCCAGCTATGGCTACAACACTAACACCCTGGGCCTAGGCCTCAACCCTGCAGCTGCATCTGGGGTCCTTGCTGCAGTAGCAGCTAGTGCTaacccagctgctgctgctgcagctaacCTGCTGGCATCCTACGCGAGCGATGCCTCCAGCAGTGCTGGCCACCCTGCTACGGGCCTTGGTGGGTTCTCCCTGGGTTCTCTAGCAGCTGCTACAGGGGCTTCCAATGGTTACCTAAATGCTTCATCCCCACTGATGGCCTCCTCCCTATTGGCAACAGAGAAGCTGGCGGATGGGGCCAAGGACGTGGTTGAGATTGCTGTTCCGGAGAATCTGGTTGGTGCCATTTTggggaaaggagggaaaacGCTGGTAGAGTACCAGGAGCTAACAGGAGCCCGCATCCAGATCTCCAAAAAGGGAGAGTTCATTCCTGGTACTCGGAACCGTAAAGTTACCATAACAGGGTCCCCAGCCGCTACTCAAGCAGCGCAGTATCTGATCAGCCAGCGGATCACTTACGAGCAGGGTGTGCGTGCTACCAACCCACAAAAGGTGGgctaa